The following proteins are encoded in a genomic region of Oncorhynchus keta strain PuntledgeMale-10-30-2019 unplaced genomic scaffold, Oket_V2 Un_contig_15123_pilon_pilon, whole genome shotgun sequence:
- the LOC127918864 gene encoding probable E3 ubiquitin-protein ligase HERC1 — protein sequence MPNADSADMEEGFSESPEGLDQDSGSSSAGPTPRGRSAVSRKHRFDLAARTLLARAAGLYRSVQAHHSQARREGSALQQDTGPLYDFNLDEELELELDEETMEAMFGQDLASDTDILGMWIPEVLDWPTWVCVSAAQGSAASFSSPSLIRSSS from the exons ATGCCCAACGCCGACTCCGCAGACATGGAGGAGGGCTTCAGCGAGAG TCCAGAGGGGCTGGACCAGGACAGTGGCTCTTCCTCCGCTGGTCCAACCCCCAGAGGGCGCTCTGCTGTCAGCAGGAAACACCGCTTTGACCTGGCTGCTAGGACACTGCTGGCCCGCGCTG CTGGTCTGTACCGCTCGGTGCAGGCCCATCACAGCCAGGCTCGTAGAGAGGGCAGTGCCCTACAGCAGGACACTGGACCTCTGTATGACTTTAACCTCGACGaggagctggagctggagctggacGAGGAGACCATGGAGGCCATGTTCGGTCAGGACCTGGCCAGCGACACTGACATCCTGGGCATGTGGATCCCAGAGGTACTGGACTGGCCAACATGGGTGTGTGTGAGCGCAGCGCAGGGTTCTGCTGCTTCCTTTTCCTCGCCTTCACTAATAAGGTCTTCATCCTGA